Proteins from a genomic interval of Cryptosporangium aurantiacum:
- the pknB gene encoding Stk1 family PASTA domain-containing Ser/Thr kinase translates to MTDARLFGGRYEIGTVLGYGGMAEVHMGRDHRLGRDVAIKVLRSDLARDPGFQARFRREAQNAAALNHPAIVSVYDTGEDHSSRDNVAVPYIVMEYVEGHTLKEVLGAEGRLMPQRALEIVADVCAALDFSHRHGIIHRDIKPGNVMLTPQGAVKVMDFGIARAITSASSQMTATSAVIGTAQYLSPEQARGETVDARSDVYSTGCLLYELLVGEPPFTGDNPVSVAYQHVREDPVPPSQRNPEVSATIDAIVLKSMAKNPAARYQSAGEMRADLLRAAAGRPVAATPVAAGNDRTAVLGGGAAATRVVPGAAGGYPTSTGGAVGGAPNKRRGGTIAVGILAVVALIAVVAFAASQLGGGGGKQVTVENVVNTLEASARKALEAQGLKVESKTVQSTAEQKGKVIEQNPPAGETAEEGDTVEISVGAGPDKVKVPDLSETNEDGARARLEQAKLKMRVEVDEDSDLPEGSVTRQDPKADAEVPEGTTVTVYISKANRVLVPDVVGNTYADAKSKLESRGLKVRRQDAPSDKAADTVIAQSPNQNTQQDRGTTITLTVSSGAAPESPDPNESPSDDTEPTEPTEPTESTDTTASPGATPQRGTNELVR, encoded by the coding sequence ATGACGGACGCCCGCCTGTTTGGCGGCAGGTACGAGATCGGCACCGTGCTGGGCTACGGCGGAATGGCCGAAGTCCACATGGGACGTGACCATCGGCTCGGCCGGGACGTCGCGATCAAGGTCCTGCGTTCCGACCTTGCCCGCGACCCCGGCTTCCAGGCCCGGTTCCGCCGGGAGGCCCAGAACGCGGCGGCGCTGAATCACCCGGCGATCGTGTCGGTCTACGACACCGGGGAGGACCACTCCTCCCGGGACAACGTGGCGGTGCCCTACATCGTCATGGAGTACGTCGAGGGCCACACGCTCAAGGAGGTCCTGGGCGCGGAAGGGCGGTTGATGCCGCAGCGTGCCCTGGAGATCGTCGCGGACGTCTGCGCCGCGCTGGACTTCAGCCACCGGCACGGCATCATCCACCGTGACATCAAGCCCGGAAACGTCATGTTGACCCCGCAGGGCGCGGTCAAGGTGATGGACTTCGGCATCGCGCGGGCGATCACCAGCGCGTCGTCGCAGATGACCGCGACGTCGGCCGTGATCGGCACCGCCCAGTACCTCTCGCCGGAGCAGGCTCGCGGCGAGACCGTGGACGCCCGATCGGACGTGTACTCCACCGGCTGTCTGCTCTACGAGCTCCTGGTCGGCGAGCCGCCGTTCACCGGCGACAACCCGGTCTCCGTGGCCTACCAGCACGTGCGGGAAGACCCGGTTCCGCCGAGCCAGCGGAACCCTGAGGTCAGCGCCACGATCGACGCGATCGTGCTGAAGTCGATGGCCAAGAACCCCGCGGCCCGCTACCAGAGCGCCGGTGAAATGCGCGCCGACCTGCTGCGTGCCGCAGCCGGGCGTCCGGTGGCGGCGACTCCGGTGGCGGCGGGCAACGACCGGACCGCGGTGCTCGGCGGGGGCGCGGCCGCCACTCGGGTGGTTCCCGGTGCTGCCGGCGGCTACCCGACGTCGACCGGCGGGGCGGTCGGCGGTGCTCCCAACAAGCGCCGGGGCGGAACGATCGCGGTCGGCATCCTGGCGGTGGTGGCGCTGATCGCCGTGGTGGCGTTCGCGGCCAGCCAGCTGGGCGGTGGTGGCGGCAAACAGGTCACGGTGGAGAACGTCGTCAACACGCTCGAGGCCTCGGCGCGGAAAGCGCTGGAAGCCCAGGGGCTGAAGGTCGAGTCGAAGACCGTCCAGAGCACCGCCGAACAAAAAGGCAAGGTGATCGAGCAGAACCCGCCCGCCGGCGAGACCGCCGAGGAGGGGGACACGGTCGAGATCTCGGTCGGCGCCGGACCCGACAAGGTCAAGGTGCCCGACCTGTCGGAGACCAACGAGGACGGCGCTCGCGCTCGGCTCGAGCAGGCCAAGCTCAAGATGAGGGTGGAAGTCGACGAGGACAGCGACTTGCCCGAGGGCAGCGTCACCAGGCAGGACCCGAAAGCGGACGCGGAGGTGCCGGAGGGCACCACGGTGACGGTCTACATCTCCAAGGCCAACCGCGTGCTGGTGCCTGACGTCGTGGGCAACACGTACGCCGACGCCAAGAGCAAGCTGGAGTCCCGGGGGCTCAAGGTGCGGAGGCAGGACGCGCCGTCCGACAAGGCGGCCGACACCGTGATCGCACAGTCGCCGAACCAGAACACCCAGCAGGACCGTGGGACCACGATCACGCTGACCGTGTCGTCCGGCGCAGCGCCGGAGTCGCCCGACCCGAACGAGTCGCCGTCCGACGACACCGAGCCGACCGAGCCCACGGAGCCGACCGAGAGCACGGACACCACGGCGTCCCCGGGCGCGACGCCCCAGCGAGGGACCAATGAGCTAGTGCGCTGA
- a CDS encoding aminodeoxychorismate/anthranilate synthase component II, giving the protein MSVRILVVDNYDSFVYNLVQYLGQLGAECVVRRNDAVKPAEVLAGDIEGAPVDGVLLSPGPGTPEDAGVCIPMVEQLAGQVPLFGVCLGHQAIGVAYGATVNRAPELLHGKTSEVHHDDVGVLAGLPDPFTATRYHSLAVVEDTLPAEIEITGRTPSGVVMAMRHRELAVEGVQFHPESVLTQGGHRMLANWLGACGDPAAVDRSTPLVEQVEERRLAAYV; this is encoded by the coding sequence GTGAGCGTACGCATCCTGGTCGTCGACAACTACGACTCGTTCGTCTACAACCTGGTGCAGTACCTGGGCCAGCTCGGTGCGGAGTGCGTCGTCCGGCGCAACGACGCGGTGAAGCCCGCCGAGGTGCTGGCCGGTGACATCGAGGGCGCTCCGGTCGACGGGGTGCTTCTCTCGCCCGGTCCTGGCACGCCGGAGGACGCCGGCGTCTGCATCCCGATGGTCGAACAGCTCGCCGGTCAGGTGCCGCTGTTCGGGGTCTGTCTGGGGCACCAGGCGATCGGAGTGGCCTACGGGGCCACTGTGAACCGCGCACCCGAATTGCTGCACGGGAAGACCAGCGAGGTCCACCACGACGATGTGGGCGTTCTGGCGGGGCTCCCCGACCCCTTCACGGCCACCCGGTACCACTCGCTGGCCGTCGTGGAAGACACGCTGCCCGCCGAGATCGAGATCACCGGGCGCACGCCGTCCGGTGTCGTGATGGCGATGCGCCACCGCGAGCTGGCCGTCGAGGGTGTGCAGTTCCACCCCGAGTCGGTGCTCACCCAGGGCGGCCACCGCATGCTGGCGAACTGGCTCGGCGCCTGTGGCGACCCCGCGGCCGTCGACCGGTCGACGCCGCTCGTCGAGCAGGTCGAGGAACGGCGCCTGGCGGCTTACGTCTGA
- a CDS encoding LLM class F420-dependent oxidoreductase: MVDFGYTLMCEQAGPTALVRDARRAEQSGFDFEVISDHYFPWLDEQGHAPYAWSVLGAVSQVTERVPLMTYVTCPTVRYHPAVIAQKAATMGLLTDGRFWLGLGSGENLNEHVVGRGWPSANVRHEMLSEAVDIIAALFTGEYVNYVGEHFRVDSAKLWDVPDEPPPIGIAVSGRQSVELAAENADFLVAVEPVGELIDQFDRESGKQSAPKVGQLPISYDPDKDTAVSRAHEQFRWFGSGWKVNAELPGPAGFAGASQFVRAEDVAESIPCGADVDAVAEAVRPYVDAGFTHVALVQIGGDHQDGFLNWSEKELLPALRERFPA; this comes from the coding sequence ATGGTGGATTTTGGCTACACGCTCATGTGTGAACAGGCCGGACCGACGGCCCTGGTCCGGGACGCCCGGCGGGCCGAGCAGTCCGGCTTCGACTTCGAAGTCATCAGCGACCACTACTTCCCGTGGCTAGACGAACAGGGCCACGCCCCGTACGCCTGGTCGGTGCTCGGCGCGGTCAGCCAGGTGACCGAACGCGTGCCGCTGATGACCTACGTGACCTGCCCTACCGTCCGCTACCACCCGGCGGTGATCGCCCAGAAGGCCGCGACGATGGGGTTGCTCACCGACGGGCGGTTCTGGCTGGGTCTGGGTTCGGGCGAGAACCTCAACGAGCACGTCGTCGGTCGGGGGTGGCCGTCGGCGAACGTCCGGCACGAGATGCTCAGCGAGGCGGTCGACATCATCGCCGCGCTGTTCACCGGCGAGTACGTGAACTACGTCGGCGAGCACTTCCGGGTCGACTCGGCGAAGCTCTGGGACGTGCCGGACGAGCCCCCGCCGATCGGGATCGCGGTGTCCGGGCGTCAGTCGGTCGAGCTGGCGGCCGAGAACGCGGACTTCCTGGTCGCGGTGGAGCCGGTCGGGGAGCTGATCGACCAGTTCGACCGGGAGAGCGGGAAGCAGAGTGCGCCGAAGGTCGGTCAGCTGCCGATCAGCTACGACCCGGACAAGGACACGGCCGTCTCCCGCGCGCACGAGCAGTTCCGCTGGTTCGGGAGCGGTTGGAAGGTCAACGCCGAGCTGCCCGGTCCGGCCGGCTTCGCCGGCGCGAGCCAGTTCGTCCGGGCCGAGGACGTTGCTGAATCGATCCCGTGCGGCGCCGATGTGGACGCCGTCGCAGAGGCCGTCCGCCCGTACGTCGACGCCGGCTTCACTCACGTCGCGCTGGTGCAGATCGGCGGTGACCACCAGGACGGGTTCCTCAACTGGTCGGAGAAGGAGTTGCTGCCCGCGCTCCGCGAGCGCTTCCCGGCCTGA
- a CDS encoding FHA domain-containing protein FhaB/FipA, whose product MPEVVLAVARFGFLALLWVFVFAVVGVIRRDLTGARQPRLVATPRGVPLAPPGRPAKVKRGRGDAGVPRTLVVTEGALTGTRITLSDLPITLGRADDSTLVLNDDYASAQHARLVPRAGEWLIEDLGSTNGTYLGQTKISGPTPVPLGAPIRIGRTSIELRS is encoded by the coding sequence ATGCCGGAAGTCGTTCTCGCGGTCGCCCGGTTCGGCTTTCTCGCGCTGCTCTGGGTGTTCGTGTTCGCCGTCGTCGGAGTGATCCGGCGTGACCTGACCGGGGCCCGCCAGCCCCGGCTGGTCGCGACGCCCCGTGGCGTGCCGCTGGCTCCGCCCGGGCGTCCGGCGAAGGTCAAGCGTGGTCGCGGAGACGCCGGTGTCCCGCGGACGCTGGTCGTCACGGAGGGCGCGCTGACCGGGACTCGGATCACGCTGAGTGATCTACCGATCACCCTCGGGCGCGCGGATGACTCGACGTTGGTGCTGAACGACGACTATGCGTCAGCGCAGCATGCACGTCTGGTGCCGCGTGCGGGCGAGTGGCTGATCGAAGACCTGGGGTCGACCAACGGCACGTATCTTGGCCAGACCAAGATTTCCGGCCCGACCCCTGTCCCCCTGGGCGCGCCGATCCGGATCGGGCGCACGTCGATCGAGTTGCGCTCATGA
- a CDS encoding peptidoglycan D,D-transpeptidase FtsI family protein: MNAPLRRVAIAVFVLFALLFVNLNYVQVVKGDDYRTSDLNERVRISSYERPRGLIMVEDTAIAQSVETDGRYKYQRKYPQGELYSHVTGYQSMIYGNSELEAAENEDLSGESDKLFVRRITDMITGKKSKGANVILTLDKEVQATTADALQGEKGAAIALDPKTGEILSLVSNPAYDPNPFAAHTDQPQKDAWKQLNGDSVNKPLLNRALRQTYPPGSTFKVIMASALVDKGYSADSDVEAPLRYTAPQTTKYIENYNGSPCGDGTVTLEYALQQSCNTVFSKLGVEEIGAEGIKEKAKEFGFGEEMKVPTDVAASETGEIPDPPAIAQSSIGQRDVRMTPLQGAMIAAAVANNGKLMTPFLVKKVESADYTTLSTTREKTLSTPLSESAAGEVQKMMRAVVQNGTGTKAQVDGADVGGKTGTAEDGNERQDHAWFIGYAIVGGEPVAAVAVVLENAGKSSSSSAEIAGTIMKSIIEQRAN; this comes from the coding sequence ATGAACGCTCCGCTTCGACGCGTAGCGATCGCGGTGTTCGTGCTCTTCGCGCTGCTCTTCGTCAACCTGAACTACGTCCAGGTGGTCAAGGGTGACGACTACCGCACGAGCGATCTGAACGAGCGCGTCCGGATCTCCAGCTACGAGCGTCCGCGCGGGCTGATCATGGTGGAGGACACCGCGATCGCGCAGTCCGTCGAGACCGACGGCCGGTACAAGTACCAGCGGAAGTACCCGCAGGGTGAGCTGTATTCGCACGTCACCGGCTACCAGTCGATGATCTACGGGAACAGCGAGCTCGAGGCAGCCGAGAACGAGGACCTTTCCGGGGAGTCCGACAAGCTGTTCGTGCGGCGGATCACCGACATGATCACCGGCAAGAAGAGCAAGGGCGCCAACGTCATCCTGACGCTGGACAAGGAAGTCCAGGCAACGACCGCGGACGCGCTCCAGGGGGAGAAGGGCGCGGCGATCGCGCTCGACCCGAAGACCGGCGAGATCCTGTCGTTGGTCTCGAACCCGGCGTACGACCCCAACCCGTTCGCGGCGCACACCGACCAGCCGCAGAAGGACGCCTGGAAGCAGCTGAACGGCGACAGCGTGAACAAGCCGCTGCTCAACCGGGCGCTGCGTCAGACCTACCCGCCGGGCTCCACGTTCAAGGTGATCATGGCCTCGGCGCTGGTCGACAAGGGTTACTCGGCCGACTCCGACGTCGAGGCGCCGCTCCGCTACACCGCGCCGCAGACCACGAAGTACATCGAGAACTACAACGGCTCGCCCTGCGGCGACGGCACGGTGACCCTGGAGTACGCGCTCCAGCAGTCCTGCAACACGGTGTTCTCCAAGCTCGGTGTCGAGGAGATCGGCGCCGAGGGGATCAAGGAGAAGGCCAAGGAGTTCGGGTTCGGCGAGGAGATGAAGGTGCCGACCGACGTCGCCGCCAGCGAGACCGGAGAGATCCCGGACCCGCCGGCGATCGCGCAGTCGAGCATCGGTCAGCGTGACGTCCGCATGACGCCCCTGCAGGGCGCGATGATCGCCGCAGCCGTCGCGAACAACGGCAAGCTGATGACGCCGTTCCTGGTGAAGAAGGTCGAGTCGGCCGACTACACGACGCTCTCGACGACCAGGGAGAAGACCCTCTCCACGCCGTTGAGCGAGTCCGCGGCCGGCGAGGTTCAGAAGATGATGCGCGCGGTCGTCCAGAACGGCACCGGCACCAAGGCACAGGTCGACGGTGCCGACGTGGGCGGCAAGACCGGTACCGCCGAGGACGGCAACGAACGGCAGGACCACGCTTGGTTCATCGGCTATGCGATCGTCGGCGGTGAACCGGTCGCTGCGGTAGCCGTGGTCCTGGAGAACGCCGGCAAGTCCAGCAGCTCCTCCGCGGAGATCGCCGGAACGATCATGAAGTCGATCATCGAGCAGCGAGCGAACTGA
- a CDS encoding L,D-transpeptidase, translated as MIRWSRRALGRALRRCAVLSAAAVIGGASLGVLLPSTAQAAGCAPRTGPAQRQVEKYLGLPVDGTASAADCLAVQRFQRRMDIRPAAGYAGPLTSKIVSRLSKASLGSCGYSAGIRVCVDLTHQVFWITRSGQRIHGPAPIRTGRKGLTTPAGTFKIQDRKISTVSTIFKVRLPYWQRFYRDMGFHQTTTYLHDSGSPGSHGCINLLPADARVLWKYTKTGTPVKIFGRKPGT; from the coding sequence ATGATCCGATGGTCCCGTCGTGCCCTGGGCCGTGCCCTGCGGCGCTGCGCCGTTCTCTCGGCCGCCGCCGTGATCGGCGGTGCGAGCCTCGGCGTCCTGCTCCCCTCCACCGCTCAGGCCGCCGGCTGTGCCCCCCGCACGGGGCCCGCCCAGCGTCAGGTGGAGAAGTACCTCGGCCTGCCGGTCGACGGCACCGCCAGCGCCGCGGACTGCCTGGCCGTCCAGCGCTTCCAGCGCCGCATGGACATCCGCCCGGCCGCTGGTTACGCGGGTCCGCTGACGTCGAAGATCGTGTCGCGGCTCAGCAAGGCCTCGCTCGGGTCGTGCGGCTACTCGGCCGGCATCCGGGTCTGCGTCGACCTCACCCACCAGGTCTTCTGGATCACCCGATCCGGCCAGCGCATTCACGGGCCGGCGCCGATCCGGACCGGCCGCAAGGGCCTGACCACGCCCGCTGGGACGTTCAAGATCCAGGACCGCAAGATCAGCACGGTCTCGACGATCTTCAAGGTGCGACTGCCGTACTGGCAGCGCTTCTACCGGGACATGGGCTTCCACCAGACGACGACCTACCTGCACGACTCGGGCTCGCCGGGTTCGCACGGGTGCATCAACCTGCTTCCGGCGGACGCCAGGGTCCTGTGGAAGTACACGAAGACCGGAACGCCGGTGAAGATCTTCGGACGCAAGCCCGGTACCTAA
- a CDS encoding FtsW/RodA/SpoVE family cell cycle protein gives MTASAAPRPAGGAEPALTSVIGRPDRPLANNQRNTELFLLIVSLVVVTGMSVAVQGSVLGEINAGALALPGLLALLFFGAHMAVRFLAPYADPLLLPAVATINGISVVFIRRLDLGRLTPDERLAAGVLGGEGSEALKQYIWATVAILGFVALLWLVRDHRSLARFGYIALFTGLVLVMLPAVLPSSLSEINGAKLWIIIPGIGQIQPGEFAKIALLLYFARSLVDNREFLQIVGKYQTLKATPGFLFRAYAPIIGAWLVSLSILVFEKDLGSSLLYFGLFLVMLYIATNSWRWLVIGLLLFMAGAYSAFLVVSRVQLRVNVWLHPFDDPFNAGYQIVQSLLALGSGGLFGAGPGAGSPNLLSLYASTDFVFAAIGEEIGLFGLTALLMLYALIASRGIRAGLDVRDSYGKLLAGGLAFSITLQTFVIVGGVTKLIPLTGLTTPFLAYGGSSLIANWLIIGLLIRISDAGRRPAKVKAPPLQLRDAPTEVVKL, from the coding sequence GTGACGGCTTCGGCCGCTCCCCGCCCCGCCGGCGGTGCCGAACCCGCTCTCACCAGTGTGATCGGGCGGCCCGACCGGCCCCTGGCCAACAACCAGCGCAACACCGAGCTGTTCCTGCTGATCGTTTCGCTGGTCGTGGTGACCGGTATGTCGGTCGCGGTCCAGGGCTCGGTGCTCGGCGAGATCAACGCCGGTGCGCTCGCGCTGCCCGGTCTGCTCGCTCTCCTGTTCTTCGGCGCGCACATGGCCGTGCGGTTCCTGGCCCCGTACGCCGACCCGCTCCTGCTGCCCGCCGTCGCCACGATCAACGGCATCAGCGTGGTGTTCATCCGGCGGCTGGACCTCGGACGGCTCACGCCGGACGAACGCCTGGCTGCCGGCGTCCTCGGCGGCGAAGGCAGTGAAGCGCTCAAGCAGTACATCTGGGCGACCGTGGCGATCCTCGGCTTCGTCGCTCTGCTCTGGCTGGTCCGTGATCACCGCTCGCTCGCGCGGTTCGGGTACATCGCGCTGTTCACCGGCCTCGTGCTGGTGATGCTGCCCGCGGTGCTGCCGTCGTCGCTCAGCGAGATCAACGGCGCCAAGCTGTGGATCATCATCCCGGGCATCGGTCAGATCCAGCCCGGTGAGTTCGCCAAGATCGCGCTGCTGCTGTACTTCGCGCGCAGCCTGGTGGACAACCGCGAGTTCCTGCAGATCGTCGGCAAGTACCAGACGCTGAAGGCCACGCCGGGCTTCCTGTTCCGCGCGTACGCACCGATCATCGGCGCCTGGCTGGTCAGCCTCAGCATCCTCGTCTTCGAGAAGGACCTCGGGTCCTCGCTGCTGTACTTCGGGCTGTTCCTGGTCATGCTCTACATCGCCACGAACAGCTGGCGCTGGCTGGTGATCGGCCTGCTGCTGTTCATGGCCGGTGCCTACTCGGCGTTCTTGGTCGTCAGCCGCGTGCAGCTGCGCGTCAACGTCTGGTTGCACCCGTTCGACGACCCGTTCAACGCCGGCTACCAGATCGTCCAGTCGCTGCTCGCGCTGGGAAGCGGTGGCCTGTTCGGCGCCGGCCCCGGTGCCGGATCGCCGAACCTGCTCAGCCTGTACGCGAGCACCGACTTCGTGTTCGCGGCGATCGGCGAGGAGATCGGGCTGTTCGGCCTGACCGCGCTGCTGATGCTCTACGCGCTGATCGCGTCCAGGGGCATCCGGGCCGGTCTAGACGTCCGCGACTCGTACGGCAAGCTCCTCGCCGGCGGGCTGGCGTTCTCGATCACCTTGCAGACGTTCGTCATTGTGGGCGGGGTGACCAAGCTGATCCCCCTCACCGGTCTCACGACCCCGTTCCTGGCATACGGTGGCTCGTCGCTGATCGCCAACTGGCTGATCATCGGCCTGCTGATCCGGATCTCGGACGCCGGTCGGCGTCCGGCGAAGGTGAAGGCGCCGCCGCTGCAACTGCGGGACGCCCCGACCGAGGTGGTCAAGCTGTGA
- a CDS encoding class E sortase produces the protein MEPGVYGWRPPSRHAAGVRRSHRIDPRDEPESLIRSSIRTFGEVLITLGLVVLLFATYEVYGKALQVNAERDRLNAQLDQQWAAGPSPSTSSGQPAEPLPGEGIARLYIPKLDQKWVVVEGVDPDDIKLAPGHYPDSQMPNEPGNFAVAGHRLKAMFYDLDKLKDGDTIVVETQTDWYVYEVSKNFIIKPTEVSVVSANPENPGQEPTEKMLTLTTCNPKWDNYERLVIWAKQTKTQPQSAGRPAEVQ, from the coding sequence ATGGAACCTGGGGTATACGGTTGGCGACCCCCAAGTCGTCACGCTGCCGGCGTACGACGGTCCCACCGGATTGACCCACGCGACGAACCCGAGTCGCTGATCCGCAGCTCGATCCGGACCTTCGGTGAGGTTCTGATCACCCTCGGGCTCGTCGTGCTGCTGTTCGCCACCTACGAGGTCTACGGCAAGGCTCTTCAGGTCAACGCCGAGCGGGACCGGCTCAACGCCCAGTTGGACCAGCAGTGGGCCGCCGGTCCGTCGCCGAGCACGTCGTCCGGTCAGCCCGCCGAACCGCTGCCCGGCGAGGGCATAGCCCGGCTCTACATCCCGAAGCTCGACCAGAAGTGGGTAGTCGTCGAAGGCGTCGATCCGGACGACATCAAGCTCGCGCCCGGCCACTACCCGGACAGCCAGATGCCGAACGAGCCCGGCAACTTCGCCGTCGCCGGTCACCGGCTCAAGGCGATGTTCTACGACCTGGACAAGCTGAAGGACGGCGACACGATCGTCGTGGAGACGCAGACCGACTGGTACGTCTACGAGGTCTCGAAGAACTTCATCATCAAGCCCACCGAGGTCTCGGTGGTGAGCGCGAACCCGGAGAACCCCGGGCAGGAGCCGACCGAGAAGATGCTCACGCTCACCACGTGCAACCCGAAGTGGGACAACTACGAGCGCCTGGTCATCTGGGCCAAGCAGACCAAGACCCAACCCCAGTCGGCCGGACGCCCGGCCGAGGTGCAGTAA
- a CDS encoding FhaA domain-containing protein has translation MPNRGQEEPVGVLQRFEKRLENLVEGAFAKVFKGVVHPVEIASAMQREADAHKSILGGGRTLVPNRYIIDLSPSDHDRLAQYAAPLAQELAQAQAEYIGEQGWTVYGDVIVEIERGDGLDTGMFRIAAEVYTGGVEPAHSPNPYQNPPPQGYNMPPHGGGLPPVSGPPGYGPVSGPPMHSSGAPYGAPGPQGGGYGARQARLITSDGRQFTIVIGSTVIGRGEGAQVRLADVGISRQHARVDFDGSRVVLTDLSSTNGTTVNGNRINAAALQHGDVVQLGTTSLTFRLDG, from the coding sequence ATGCCGAACCGAGGACAGGAGGAACCGGTGGGCGTTCTGCAGCGCTTCGAGAAGAGGTTGGAGAACCTCGTCGAGGGGGCGTTCGCCAAGGTCTTCAAGGGAGTCGTACATCCCGTGGAGATCGCAAGCGCAATGCAGCGTGAGGCGGATGCGCACAAGTCCATCTTGGGCGGTGGGCGCACCCTGGTTCCCAACCGCTACATCATCGATCTGAGTCCCAGCGACCACGATCGGCTGGCGCAGTACGCGGCGCCGCTGGCGCAGGAACTGGCTCAGGCCCAGGCCGAGTACATCGGCGAGCAGGGCTGGACGGTGTACGGAGACGTCATCGTCGAGATCGAGCGGGGGGATGGCCTCGACACGGGCATGTTCCGGATCGCCGCCGAGGTCTACACCGGTGGCGTCGAGCCGGCGCACAGCCCGAACCCGTACCAGAACCCGCCGCCGCAGGGGTACAACATGCCACCGCACGGTGGCGGGTTGCCCCCGGTCAGCGGGCCGCCCGGATACGGGCCGGTCAGCGGACCGCCGATGCACTCGAGCGGCGCGCCCTACGGCGCACCCGGTCCGCAGGGCGGCGGTTACGGCGCCCGGCAGGCTCGGCTGATCACGTCGGACGGCCGCCAGTTCACGATCGTGATCGGCTCGACCGTGATCGGACGTGGCGAGGGCGCCCAGGTGCGCCTGGCCGACGTCGGCATCTCCCGCCAGCACGCGCGCGTCGACTTCGACGGTTCGCGGGTGGTGCTGACCGACCTGAGTTCGACCAACGGCACCACCGTGAACGGGAACCGGATCAACGCGGCGGCGCTCCAGCACGGCGATGTCGTTCAGCTCGGGACGACGTCGCTCACGTTCCGGCTGGATGGCTGA
- a CDS encoding PP2C family protein-serine/threonine phosphatase — MSLTLRYAAKSDRGLIREGNEDSVYAGGRLLAVADGMGGMAAGEVASNIVVRALEPLDEDVSSSDLVDALRGAIGHANQQLRDAVDANPALEGMGTTLTALLFSGSRLALAHVGDSRAYVLRNNELHQITRDDTYVQMLVDEGRITADEANTHPQRSLLTRALDGREVEPEFSVREARAGDRYLLCSDGLSSVVSMETIADAMRIDDPAQVANRLIQLALRGGGPDNITVIVADILDDRLADNAPVVGGAAARDRTTSATADTAAGRAALATPPRPTLDDDYGVDDEPEPEERGGKHRRRTTALLTVLVLAALAAGGYAAWHYTQQQYYVGTTEAGHVAIYRGVSGSLAGLEFSTLQSDTDLRVDDLQQVARESVEQTIPAENREDAYTIVDNLRQDKVLPWCHGDVAASPSGKPSTSATPSGSVSPTPTASASPSGATDTTPSSSAPASPSGATPSASRPSGVVLPANEVDKPGVNCREVR; from the coding sequence ATGAGCCTCACGCTGCGCTACGCGGCAAAGTCCGACCGAGGTCTCATCCGGGAAGGGAACGAGGACTCGGTCTACGCCGGTGGGCGACTGCTCGCGGTCGCGGACGGCATGGGCGGCATGGCCGCCGGCGAGGTGGCGTCGAACATCGTCGTCCGGGCTCTGGAGCCGCTGGACGAGGACGTCTCCTCGAGTGACCTGGTCGACGCGCTCCGGGGCGCGATCGGGCACGCGAACCAGCAGCTGCGGGACGCCGTCGACGCGAACCCGGCCCTGGAGGGCATGGGAACGACCCTGACCGCGCTGCTGTTCAGCGGGTCTCGGCTAGCCCTGGCTCACGTCGGTGACTCCCGCGCGTACGTTCTGCGCAACAACGAGCTGCACCAGATCACCCGGGACGACACCTACGTCCAGATGCTGGTCGACGAGGGTCGGATCACCGCCGACGAGGCGAACACCCACCCGCAGCGGTCGCTGCTCACCCGGGCGCTGGACGGCCGGGAGGTCGAGCCGGAGTTCTCGGTGCGGGAGGCTCGCGCCGGCGACCGCTACCTGCTCTGCAGCGACGGCCTGTCCAGCGTCGTTTCGATGGAGACGATCGCGGACGCGATGCGGATCGACGATCCGGCGCAGGTCGCGAACCGGTTGATCCAGCTCGCGCTCCGCGGGGGCGGGCCGGACAACATCACGGTGATCGTGGCGGACATCCTCGACGACCGCCTGGCCGACAACGCGCCGGTCGTCGGTGGCGCCGCCGCACGTGACCGGACGACGTCGGCGACCGCGGACACGGCGGCAGGGCGGGCGGCGCTCGCCACGCCCCCGCGGCCGACGCTCGACGACGACTACGGCGTCGACGACGAGCCGGAGCCGGAGGAACGCGGCGGCAAGCATCGCCGCCGCACCACCGCACTCCTGACCGTCCTGGTGCTGGCCGCGCTGGCCGCCGGCGGTTACGCCGCCTGGCACTACACGCAGCAGCAGTACTACGTAGGAACCACCGAAGCCGGACACGTTGCGATATACCGCGGCGTGTCCGGCTCTCTTGCGGGCCTGGAGTTCTCCACTCTGCAATCCGACACCGATCTCCGCGTCGACGACCTGCAGCAGGTCGCCCGCGAATCGGTGGAACAGACCATCCCGGCCGAGAACCGTGAGGACGCGTACACGATCGTGGACAACCTGCGGCAGGACAAGGTCCTCCCGTGGTGCCACGGTGACGTCGCCGCGTCGCCCTCCGGCAAGCCGTCGACTTCCGCCACACCGTCGGGCTCCGTGTCGCCCACGCCCACTGCCAGCGCGAGCCCCAGCGGTGCCACCGACACGACGCCGTCGAGCAGCGCTCCGGCGTCCCCCAGTGGCGCAACGCCTTCCGCCTCGCGGCCTTCCGGGGTTGTCCTCCCCGCCAACGAGGTCGACAAGCCCGGCGTGAACTGTCGGGAGGTCCGGTGA